A single region of the Leishmania panamensis strain MHOM/PA/94/PSC-1 chromosome 21 sequence genome encodes:
- a CDS encoding hypothetical protein (TriTrypDB/GeneDB-style sysID: LpmP.21.1030) → MAFFLKALGLSDSIPGFPFTPAANDPGRAVYTSPQMCWTLRFGTPSDDAQTRVSIFTCPISSTTMAGSSGNSELLKQLAQNTIRRAKSLMIPGFLKCHGAVEYGDTIYIATEPCVPLKDVLESRELRRHYCGQTNEEYTASVAYGLDTVSGALAALQSNRLVHGNVHCGSIFISTVSGFWRLFGLEFISATDEVASGIPSCLLESARRAGMIVGYRCPPELGSSSGGDVSREDPVAAVDAWGLACLVYETVGVTAEEAINGRLNSLTHSLSAAELRNVCRQSLPKSLHQGCSNLTAPNPRLRKPIASFSEGCEFVKKSTFVQYMKALSELLLMDLSQQVHLAESLTGLVEEFPLRACLCFVLPRLGELVRAAAKTDGSTGATGVSIGPVADPVLRVAERTAAGEDFDEYVTPVLVQLYRSTDALLRYKLLVGAEAYAAKVSSASLNNTIWPLYVKGFAYSAPSVREYSARALVHLAPHMSGSILGDQVPKALAQLQRDADGALRANATIALNFVSEHITPPLQRAMVMLTYCRPMLRDAFEPSRVAALRSLHGSLECLSEKQLAELVLPAVSPLTVDPTSAESRTAALSLLKASLAKLEVHHKQLSVQQVTAAANRSTDASSTSLPVPVTVPAGTTSKMWGLLGGFTISSTSPAAEQCPQHVDAASTPMPSGAASPLHVTPAVTVLPTPEVTVASLEGGGGSGWSDDSEADASDKDDGERKANAFRGSSLFSKAPATLLHTPAAPFSAGTQPLSTTVSSAASTVSAGCGAHGPISSLPGLASSPLSQTIPTVSSASSVSSRTGINSLVGGIGGATPLGVGGGTGSATAGAASGPMKLRKKGGLGAARLD, encoded by the coding sequence ATGGCCTTCTTCCTCAAGGCCCTCGGCTTGTCTGACAGCATCCCGGGCTTTCCCTTCACCCCTGCCGCTAATGATCCCGGTCGCGCTGTGTACACCTCACCGCAGATGTGCTGGACGCTGCGGTTCGGCACGCCGAGCGACGATGCTCAGACGCGGGTGTCCATCTTTACCTGCCCTATCTCCTCGACGACTAtggcaggcagcagcggcaacagcgagcTGCTAAAGCAGCTGGCCCAAAACACTATACGCCGCGCGAAGAGTCTTATGATTCCAGGGTTTCTTAAGTGCCACGGCGCTGTCGAGTATGGCGACACGATCTACATCGCAACAGAGCCGTGCGTGCCTCTGAAAGACGTTTTGGAGAGTCGAGAGCTGCGGAGGCACTACTGCGGACAGACGAACGAGGAGTATACCGCTTCCGTCGCCTACGGCCTGGACACGGTGAGCGGCGCACTCGCGGCACTTCAATCAAACAGGCTGGTGCATGGCAACGTACACTGTGGATCCATCTTTATCTCCACCGTGTCGGGGTTCTGGCGGCTGTTTGGGTTGGAGTTCATCTCTGCGACGGACGAGGTGGCGAGTGGCATCCCCAGCTGCCTCCTCGAATCTGCGCGACGAGCTGGAATGATCGTCGGGTATCGCTGCCCGCCGGagctgggcagcagcagcggcggcgacgtctCCAGGGAGGATCCTGTGGCGGCTGTGGACGCATGGGGCCTAGCCTGCTTGGTGTACGAGACGGTGGGGGTGACGGCCGAGGAGGCGATCAACGGCAGGCTGAACTCACTGACGCACAGCCTTAGCGCGGCAGAACTGCGCAACGTGTGCCGTCAGAGCCTGCCCAAGTCTCTGCACCAGGGCTGCAGCAACCTCACCGCGCCAAACCCGCGTCTGCGTAAGCCGATTGCGTCCTTCTCCGAGGGCTGCGAGTTTGTGAAGAAGAGCACGTTTGTACAGTACATGAAGGCTCTctcggagctgctgctgatggatctctcgcagcaggtgcacctGGCCGAGTCGTTGACTGGGCTAGTGGAGGAGTTTCCACTGCGGGCGTGTCTCTGCTTCGTTCTACCGCGGCTCGGCGAGCTCgtccgcgctgctgcaaaGACCGATGGCAGCACCGGAGCGACAGGGGTGTCGATTGGGCCGGTGGCCGACCCTGTCTTGAGGGTCGCGgagcgcaccgcagcgggcGAGGACTTTGATGAGTATGTCACACCCGTGCTTGTGCAGCTTTACCGGTCAACAGATGCGCTGTTGCGCTACAAACTGCTCGTCGGCGCTGAGGCCTACGCCGCGAAGGTGTCCTCCGCATCACTGAACAACACTATTTGGCCGCTCTACGTCAAGGGGTTTGCGTACTCGGCGCCCAGTGTGCGAGAGTACAGTGCGCGCGCACTGGTGCACCTCGCTCCGCACATGTCAGGGAGCATCCTTGGCGACCAGGTGCCGAAGGccctggcgcagctgcagcgcgatgcGGACGGAGCGCTGCGCGCCAACGCCACAATAGCTCTCAACTTCGTCTCGGAGCACATTACACCCCCGTTGCAGCGGGCAATGGTGATGCTGACGTACTGCCGTCCGATGTTGCGAGACGCGTTCGAACCTTcgcgggtggcggcgctgcggtcaCTGCACGGGTCTCTTGAATGCCTGTCAGAGAAGCAGCTCGCAGAGTTGGTGCTGCCAGCCGTATCGCCACTAACCGTCGACCCGACATCCGCCGAGAGTCGCACGgctgcgctgtcgctccTGAAGGCGTCCCTGGCGAAGTTGGAGGTTCATCACAAGCAGCTCTCCGTGCAGCAGgtgactgccgctgccaacaGGAGCACAGATGCCTCGTCGACAAGCCTTCCTGTTCCTGTAACTGTGCCGGCCGGGACTACATCGAAAATGTGGGGGCTGCTAGGGGGCTTCACCATATCCTCGACCTCGCCTGCTGCGGAGCAGTGCCCGCAGCACGTCGATGCCGCCTCAACGCCCATGCCGTCAGGTGCTGCTAGTCCGCTGCATGTGACCCCAGCAGTCACTGTATTGCCGACACCGGAGGTCACGGTGGCTTCCTTggagggtggcggcggcagtggctggAGTGATGATAGTGAAGCGGATGCATCGGACAAGGACGACGGCGAGAGAAAGGCTAACGCTTTTCGTGGGAGCTCTCTGTTTTCCAAGGCCCCCGCGACACTACTGCACACGCCAGCGGCGCCCTTCTCCGCTGGGACGCAGCCATTGTCTACTACTGTatcctctgccgcctctaCAGTGAGTGCTGGTTGCGGTGCTCATGGGCCTATATCTTCGCTTCCAGGgctcgcctcctcgccgctgtcTCAGACAATACCGACCGTGTCGAGCGCCAGCAGTGTATCAAGCCGAACCGGCATCAATAGTTTAGTCGGCGGCATCGGTGGCGCCACGCCTCTTGGTGTTGGCGGGGGCActggcagcgccactgcgggCGCTGCTAGCGGACCGATGAAGCTACGCAAGAAGGGCGGGCTCGGAGCGGCCCGGCTGGACTGA
- a CDS encoding hypothetical protein (TriTrypDB/GeneDB-style sysID: LpmP.21.1020), which produces MDSEAGMHNDDCDDAQSLVLPVEEGASSAVIVDAAHAGHHDVSCSLSEATAASTLAFPLPTPAARLFTSRRLVSDASSVAGMRPLRWPSTSSPRTLGSSVVTFAPSTQYDQCRQRTNVALRRADDVSRLALPGPFLESPLSFMLAPEGLVTDPALRAVRLPHPRDITSRPPILSPQRAPSSTQSEDLRDVTVKDFNDTSSSADSACSTNSSSTTLLDSDTPAVRPRTPPSLALGLLLPNASLRAPSDGRHWSFPLVTGDMGSSVVAAVSATADASTPSLTDISDVSFTLLEPEKLGSTATHWLAEAVGSVSERCSVEDSYTERVGVAPCQGCKGMLATHQTDEPCLTVAVVPSPLLLESFSPLSTPELTPFIVPPPSPPPTSVDLANLRMMLLAPDALSTEPHTAPFCDAFSSNVELRVNAEAELTTLRQQKSSSAVIVEHSQWRGEEVNEALQTAGFPMDRAAAAISMARITEVYSNNCGTGAIDAQPAKMTTPPHVTFLSVASSGNDSAGDGCEGAVVNSCISSAGAGKVGAGGTAVPAPPSPHPPPHSAILFSPRPQGRSAAASAAATGKAWLLSPIPRPIPSRPRLFQCLPECSAGLIKRSLEMILETERPPSLSDESPAVRDRGTPEGSSQPPARGDTAQQAHLRNRCEGPDVASVPMANSTTRGSLHHAGGIVAGEDDTTDATSPTKQLTHRRSSRGRRRSGYQSCDIGAGTPCLAKASKGSTAAGSLLPLTSPTPPRSLLAARYWSSFRLSGGQGSGHLLPCPQRHLPRQLATPFANVDTTATTGRAYPSLSSPVSQQSVGLDLSLLSLTVQSSSASGRSTNLSLPCTPSLHAFPMPCKSPPNLTSTIATTATRQRFSGREGLSSPASTTRSGPDPLSPLPYADPQGAVWCLDPNLARGGRDDS; this is translated from the coding sequence ATGGACTCTGAGGCAGGTATGCACAACGACGACTGCGATGATGCGCAGTCGCTGGTTCTACCGGTGGAGGAAGGCGCGTCCTCTGCGGTCATCGTGGATGCGGCCCATGCGGGGCACCACGACGTCTCTTGTTCTCTATCGGAAGCGACAGCTGCGTCGACCTTGGCGTTCCCGCTGCCGACTCCTGCCGCGCGTCTCTTTACTTCGCGGCGGCTTGTGAGTGACGCGTCCTCCGTGGCCGGCATGCGTCCGTTACGTTGGCCGAGCACCTCGTCGCCACGTACTTTGGGAAGTTCTGTTGTGACCTTTGCGCCTTCCACCCAATATGATcagtgccgccagcgcaCCAATGTGGCGTTACGGAGAGCTGACGACGTGTCGCGCCTCGCACTTCCGGGCCCCTTTCTGGAGTCACCGTTGTCGTTCATGTTGGCTCCAGAAGGGCTGGTGACCGACCCCGCGTTGAGGGCCGTCAGACTACCGCATCCCCGCGACATTACCAGCCGCCCACCCATACTGTCGCCACAGCGGGCACCGTCATCTACACAGAGCGAGGACCTCAGGGACGTTACAGTGAAGGACTTCAACGACACCTCGTCCTCCGCTGACTCCGCGTGCTCTACAAATTCATCATCGACGACACTCCTCGACAGTGACACCCCTGCCGTGCGGCCGCGCACACCGCCCTCATTGGCGCTTGGGCTGTTGCTCCCCAACGCGTCTCTGCGAGCGCCATCTGACGGCAGGCACTGGAGCTTTCCCTTAGTGACGGGTGATATGGGCAGCTCAGTTGTTGCCGCCGTTAGCGCTACTGCTGATGCATCGACGCCGTCGCTCACGGACATCAGTGACGTCTCCTTCACCTTGCTCGAGCCAGAGAAGCTGGGGAGCACGGCGACGCATTGGCTCGCTGAGGCGGTTGGTTCAGTCAGTGAGCGGTGCTCCGTGGAGGACTCGTATACAGAAAGGGTGGGTGTTGCTCCTTGTCAAGGTTGTAAAGGGATGCTGGCGACGCATCAGACAGACGAGCCGTGCCTGACAGTTGCGGTGgtgccatcgccgctgcttctcgagAGCTTCTCGCCGCTGTCAACCCCCGAGCTGACGCCGTTTATCGtaccaccgccatcgccgccgccaactTCAGTTGACCTGGCGAATCTGCGAATGATGCTGCTGGCACCTGACGCACTCTCCACAGAGCCGCATACCGCTCCTTTCTGTGACGCCTTCAGCAGCAATGTGGAGTTGCGCGTGAACGCCGAAGCCGAGCTGACGACTCTGCGCCAGCAGAAGTCCTCGTCCGCTGTCATTGTTGAACACTCGCAGTGGAGGGGTGAAGAGGTCAACGAGGCCCTACAGACTGCTGGTTTCCCAATGGacagggcagcagcagcgatatCGATGGCGAGAATCACTGAGGTGTATTCTAACAActgcggcaccggtgccatCGATGCGCAGCCAGCGAAGATGaccacgccgccgcacgtAACCTTCCTTTCTgttgccagcagcggcaatgaCAGCGCTGGTGACGGATGTGAGGGCGCAGTGGTTAACTCCTGCATTTCCTCGGCTGGCGCTGGGAAGGTAGGCGCAGGCGGCACGGCGGTGCCCGCACCTCCATCACCGCATCCACCGCCCCACTCTGCCAtacttttctctcctcgcccccAGGggcgctctgctgccgcgtccgctgccgctacAGGCAAGGCGTGGCTGCTTTCGCCGATCCCGAGGCCTATACCGTCGAGGCCGCGCCTTTTTCAGTGCCTGCCGGAGTGCTCTGCAGGTTTGATCAAGCGCAGCCTGGAGATGATCCTCGAGACGGAGCGCCCCCCGTCCTTGTCTGATGAGTCGCCTGCGGTGAGGGACAGGGGGACTCCTGAGGGGTCCTCGCAGCCTCCAGCGCGCGGCGATACGGCGCAACAGGCACATTTGCGGAACCGCTGTGAAGGCCCTGATGTCGCCTCTGTCCCCATGGCCAACAGCACCACTCGTGGCTCCCTGCATCACGCTGGCGGCATCGTGGCTGGAGAGGACGACACCACCGACGCCACTTCACCGACGAAGCAACTCACTCACCGCAGGagcagccgcggccgccGGAGAAGTGGCTACCAAAGCTGTGACATCGGTGCAGGCACGCCGTGCCTGGCGAAGGCCTCAAAAGgatcaacagcagcaggctcACTACTGCCGCTGACATCACCGACACCACCGCGCTCGTTGCTAGCGGCGCGGTATTGGTCATCGTTCCGCCTCAGCGGTGGCCAAGGTAGCGGCCACCTCCTTCCGTGCCCTCAACGGCACCTACCGAGGCAGCTGGCAACGCCATTCGCCAACGTTGATACCACTGCCACTACAGGAAGAGCTTATCCATCGTTGTCATCTCCCGTGTCGCAGCAGTCAGTGGGCCTCGATTTGTCCTTGTTGTCCCTTACAGTGCAGTCCAGCTCCGCATCAGGACGTTCAACGAATTTATCTCTTCCCTGCACCCCGTCGCTGCATGCGTTTCCCATGCCTTGCAAGTCCCCGCCCAACTTGACATCCACAAtcgcgacgacggcgaccaGGCAGCGCTTCTCCGGCCGTGAAGGACTGAGCAGTCCTGCCTCTACGACTCGGAGCGGACCCGatcccctttctccccttccaTACGCTGACCCGCAGGGTGCCGTGTGGTGCCTCGACCCCAACTTAGCCAGAGGGGGCAGAGACGACAGCTga